GGCGCTTTGTCCCAAGACGGGGCGGGTCGTGGTGGTGCACGACGGCAGGAGGCGTGTCAAGATTTTTGACTATGGGGGAGGATGCGCGCATCAGTTTGGAGAGAAGGGGGACGCTGCCCAAGACATTAGGTATCCTGTGGATGTCACCATCACCAACGACTGCCATGTGGTTGTCACTGACGCCGGCGATCGCTCCATCaaagtgtttgatttttttggcCAGATCAAGCTTGTCATTGGAGGCCAATTCTCCTTACCTTGGGGTGTGGAGACCACCCCTCAGAATGGGATTGTGGTAACTGACGCGGAGGCAGGGTCCCTACACCTCCTGGACGTCGACTTCGCGGAAGGGGTCCTTCGGAGAACTGAAAAGTTGCAAGCTCATCTGTGCAGTCCCCGAGGGGTGGCAGTGTCTTGGCTCACGGGGGCCATTGCAGTCCTGGAGCACCCCCTGGCCCTGGGGACTGGGGTTTGCAGCACCAGGGTGAAAGTGTTTAGCTCAAGTATGCAACTTGTCGGCCAGGTGGATACCTTCGGGTTGAGCCTCTACTTTCCCTCCAAAATAACTGCCTCCGCTGTGACCTTTGATCACCAGGGAAATGTAATTGTTGCAGATACGTCTGGTCCCGCTATCTTTTGCTTAGGAAAACCTGAAGAGTTTCCAGTACCGAAGCCCATGGTCACTCATGGTCTTTCCCATCCTGTGGCTCTTACCTTCACCAAGGAAAATTCTCTTCTTGTGCTCGACACAGCATCTCATTCTATAAAAGTCTATAAAGTTGACTGGGGGTGATGGGTTGGGGTGGGGCCCTGGAATCAGAAGCACTAGTGCTGCCATTAATGAATTGTTTAACCCTGGATAAGTCACTTAAACTCATCTATCCGGGCAGGGATAATTAAAACTGTCTGGCAGACTTACAAAGCTTGGGACAATTATTACAGATTaatctaccatttattgaatgcataCTCTTTGTGCAAGGAAATTTGCaaatattagctcatttaatccatACTATCCAGTGAGGTAattcccccccccacccccccccgcccccccccaccccccc
This is a stretch of genomic DNA from Rhinopithecus roxellana isolate Shanxi Qingling chromosome 4, ASM756505v1, whole genome shotgun sequence. It encodes these proteins:
- the NHLRC1 gene encoding E3 ubiquitin-protein ligase NHLRC1 is translated as MAAEASESEPALQELMREAEISLLECKVCFEKFGHRQQRRPRNLSCGHVVCLACVAALAHPRTLALECPFCRRACRGCDTSDCLPVLHLIELLGSALRQSPAAHRAAPSTPGALTCHHTFGGWGTLVNPTGLALCPKTGRVVVVHDGRRRVKIFDYGGGCAHQFGEKGDAAQDIRYPVDVTITNDCHVVVTDAGDRSIKVFDFFGQIKLVIGGQFSLPWGVETTPQNGIVVTDAEAGSLHLLDVDFAEGVLRRTEKLQAHLCSPRGVAVSWLTGAIAVLEHPLALGTGVCSTRVKVFSSSMQLVGQVDTFGLSLYFPSKITASAVTFDHQGNVIVADTSGPAIFCLGKPEEFPVPKPMVTHGLSHPVALTFTKENSLLVLDTASHSIKVYKVDWG